A genomic stretch from Solanum stenotomum isolate F172 chromosome 8, ASM1918654v1, whole genome shotgun sequence includes:
- the LOC125873755 gene encoding uncharacterized protein LOC125873755 — protein sequence MPIERNEFKMHQRIVQQTLLVLYFLLSHNGVEGQKKLSKLEDAELEKQLKSLNKPAVKTVKTKYGDTYDCVDFYKQRAFDHPLLKDHNFHPEMKPTLSRINKDSTFSSATNRSSTIWSKDGGCPFGTIHVKRITKDDLIRLRNMPPPEDVTFVDEYDISNNNSEPNGRYISSQGYKVAIAQIPYNPNSKFAGAGMDTALYNPQVKGQQHSGSRLKIHKGSDILQVGWRVDPTLYGDTKTRFFIHFQAGKIHCFNTLCPGFVQVNYDLPLDNSFMDTISQRGGRPWGARMYIDRDLAGNWWVLVSQEFTQVGFWPQSLFTDLKSFATNVDWGGVVYSPPGVPEPPIGSSYFPIENSSYDAYCAGVIIFNEKGKTIEVDKTITHIDNPNMYKVEFIQLSYGAKDMYFVLYGGPGESTHV from the exons ATGCCTATAGAAAGAAATGAATTCAAGATGCATCAAAGAATTGTTCAACAAACGTTATTAGTGTTATATTTTCTGTTGAGTCATAATGGGGTGGAAGGACAAAAGAAGCTATCCAAATTAGAGGATGCGGAGTTAGAGAAACAACTGAAAAGTTTAAACAAGCCAGCGGTCAAAACAGTAAAg ACTAAATATGGAGATACATACGACTGTGTAGATTTCTACAAACAACGTGCATTTGATCACCCGTTGTTGAAGGACCATAATTTTCATCCTGAG ATGAAACCTACTTTATCAAGAATTAATAAAGATTCAACTTTCTCATCGGCAACTAATAGGTCATCAACAATATGGTCAAAAGATGGAGGATGCCCTTTTGGAACTATTCATGTTAAGAGAATTACAAAGGATGACCTTATAAGATTAAGAAATATGCCCCCGCCAGAAGATGTCACATTCGTTGATGAATATGATATT AGCAACAATAATAGTGAGCCAAATGGAAGATACATATCTTCACAAGGATATAAG gtTGCAATAGCTCAGATTCCATATAATCCAAATAGCAAGTTTGCGGGAGCCGGAATGGATACTGCTTTGTACAATCCTCAAGTTAAAGGACAACAACACAGTGGATCTCGACTAAAAATTCACAAAGGATCAGATATCTTACAAGTTGGTTGGAGA GTGGACCCAACGTTATACGGAGATACTAAAACTAGGTTTTTTATACATTTCCAG gCTGGTAAAATTCATTGCTTCAATACACTATGTCCTGGCTTTGTACAAGTAAACTATGACCTACCTCTTGATAATTCATTCATGGATACTATTTCACAACGTGGAGGGAGACCTTGGGGTGCGAGAATGTACATTGATCGG gACTTAGCCGGAAATTGGTGGGTTTTAGTGTCACAAGAGTTTACACAAGTAGGTTTCTGGCCACAAAGTCTCTTCACTGACTTGAAAAGTTTTGCTACGAATGTTGATTGGGGAGGAGTTGTATATAGTCCACCAGGTGTACCAGAACCTCCGATAGGATCAAGCTATTTTCCTATTGAAAACTCTTCCTATGATGCTTATTGTGCTGGAGTTATAATTTTCAACGAGAAAGGAAAGACAATTGAAGTAGATAAAACAATCACACACATCGATAATCCTAATATGTACAAGGTTGAATTTATACAACTTTCATATGGTGCAAAAGATATGTATTTTGTTCTTTATGGGGGACCGGGTGAAAGTACGCATGTTTAA